A stretch of Planococcus citri chromosome 5, ihPlaCitr1.1, whole genome shotgun sequence DNA encodes these proteins:
- the LOC135847472 gene encoding uncharacterized protein LOC135847472 translates to MEKSKKEQPNAKGKTTGEKETIVTEAIGLLATQAQKTLQQELQKAQESPDPPFFLRKKSLSKNDKTEEDLEKDRVELQNFAFVLAETMAHLLKQAERSLLEKLKKAQTDRKNSGTVNDSKQREDEVRNFSKVFAETRTKLVEKVKELVKELRKGDGGEEENLPNRSENIFSTIGVDFPSKTLTKRPASSTSYDSKRDIAKKPRISATKPKAAKKTKPSHEDVCYICGKGGHWAYQCTKPDDRMCYCCNKTGHISKECPVLDTCRFCSICKKEGHVAADCKGKGKGKRRRRGGRRTRNRRSYSRESSSSRDRERSYSSETSETSSYSR, encoded by the exons atggaaaaatccAAGAAGGAACAGCCAAATGCTAAAGGGAAAACTACCGGAGAGAAAGAGACGATAGTAACGGAGGCAATTGGTTTGTTGGCTACACAAGCCCAGAAAACATTACAACAAGAActtcaaaaagctcaagaaaGTCCTGATCCACCATTTTTCCTAAGGAAGAAGTCGCTGTCGAAAA ATGATAAAACGGAAGAGGACTTGGAAAAAGATAGAGTTGAGctgcaaaattttgcttttgtaTTAGCCGAGACGATGGCTCATTTACTCAAACAAGCCGAACGAAGTTTGttggaaaaactgaagaaaGCTCAGACTG ATCGGAAAAACTCAGGTACAGTCAATGATTCCAAACAACGAGAAGATGAAGTGCGAAACTTCTCGAAAGTATTTGCGGAGACAAGAACCAAACTTGTAGAAAAGGTGAAAGAATTGGTCAAAGAATTACGTAAAGGTGACGGTGGAGAGGAAGAAAATTTGCCGAACagatcagaaaatatttttagcacTATA GGTGTAGATTTTCCGAGTAAAACTCTGACGAAACGACCTGCTTCAAGCACGTCTTACGATTCGAAGCGTGATATTGCTAAAAAGCCTCGTATTTCGGCGACTAAACCCAAGGCAGCTAAGAAAACAAAACCTTCGCATGAAGACGTATGCTACATTTGCGGAAAAGGAGGTCACTGGGCATATCAGTGTACTAAACCTGATGATAGAATGTGCTACTGTTGTAACAAAACGGGCCATATATCGAAGGAGTGTCCCGTACTTGACACATGTAGATTTTGCTCTATTTGCAAAAAAGAGGGCCACGTAGCGGCTGATTGCAAAGGCAAAGGAAAAGGCAAAAGAAGGAGGCGGGGGGGTAGACGTACGCGAAATCGTAGATCTTACTCACGTGAGAGTTCTAGCTCTCGTGATCGTGAGCGATCTTACTCCAGCGAAACATCTGAAACATCTTCTTACTCGAGGTAG
- the LOC135848652 gene encoding E3 ubiquitin-protein ligase XIAP-like isoform X2 gives MPVKYDHWVEQISLKMTPLPNNSAEGFYHSSQMDEDLTPECSSGSSSQSQDGWNLLDESDRLKTMADWSHPFANKRSLAAAGFFYIHYENTGDLIKCPFCHLDVTRSNWEEGADPFELHRRLSPNCPYLNRLKSRTTTDCLPSRNMPNLNNYENGRPSTPSNSERQSLFQINTSSRALFRNYASFDERIKSYESTKWPSNFKSQPDTLSKAGFFYLGPGTKTACFQCGGAIMFQEDDDAFVEHKHFFPKCMFVTKHELLETTSKLKEQIAMIASCTPSRPEQNLSLRTANLDLSLESDRLKTFHDWHYSLDKNEMAKVGFYYTGKGDAVICYYCENCVRNFEPGETPAGEHLKHAPDCVMAPLCREILLKQTGCSQPMETAAPLFNGFDTCGLHDVPNQQPPKYPQFLTLEHRMRSFRDWPEQFSIRPRTLWEAGFFYTGTDDRCICYQCGTGLKNWKENDDPWTEHALWNPECEYLVSAKGSAFVNDARRNRHDTSASSEEERRCTEEEIRDIVVTLQNVFRALNLPESNIGNVNENHGCDIKNDVASSNRRAVNIADEDSDDNENDERRRLLCKICFMNNWSKLLYPCGHVACGSCAKNLVNCAFCRTPILDRVQMYVE, from the exons ATGACTCCATTACCAAATAATTCGGCGGAGGGCTTTTATCACAGCTCTCAAATGGACGAAGATTTGACACCGGAGTGCTCTTCGGGTTCCAGCAGCCAGAGCCAGGACGGCTGGAATTTATTAGATGAAAGCGATCGTCTAAAAACGATGGCCGACTGGTCGCATCCTTTCGCCAATAAACGTTCCTTAGCAGCGGCCGGCTTTTTCTATATCCACTACGAGAACACCGGCGATCTCATCAAGTGTCCTTTTTGCCATCTCGATGTGACCAGATCGAATTGGGAAGAAGGTGCTGATCCTTTCGAACTTCACAGAAGGCTGTCGCCTAATTGCCCTTATTTGAATCGACTGAAATCGAGAACTACCACCGATTGTTTGCCGTCTCGTAATATGCCAA aTCTGAATAACTATGAAAATGGAAGACCGTCGACACCTTCGAATAGTGAACGACAATCGCTGTTTCAAATTAATACTAGTTCTAGAGCTTTATTTCGTAATTACGCTAGCTTCGATGAAAGAATAAAGTCATACGAATCCACAAAGTGGCCGAGTAATTTCAAATCGCAGCCGGATACGCTGAGTAAAGCTGGATTTTTCTATTTAG GTCCGGGAACGAAAACAGCGTGTTTCCAATGCGGCGGCGCTATTATGTTTCAAGAAGATGACGACGCGTTTGTAGAGCACAAGCACTTTTTCCCCAAATGTATGTTCGTCACGAAACACGAGCTTCTTGAAACTACCAGCAAACTGAAAGAGCAAATAGCGATGATCGCTTCGTGTACGCCGAGTCGACCAGAACAGAATCTAAGTTTACGTACAGCGAATTTGGACTTATCGCTAGAGTCGGATCGATTGAAGACGTTCCATGATTGGCATTACTCGCTCGATAAGAACGAGATGGCTAAAGTCGGATTTTACTACACCGGTAAAGGCGACGCAGTCATTTGTTACTATTGCGAAAATTGTGTCCGTAATTTTGAACCAGGCGAGACGCCGGCAGGCGAACATTTAAAACACGCGCCCGATTGTGTGATGGCACCGCTGTGTAGGGAGATACTCTTAAAGCAAACCGGCTGTTCGCAGCCTATGGAGACTGCCGCTCCGTTATTCAATG GTTTTGATACTTGTGGCCTTCACGATGTTCCGAATCAGCAACCACCCAAATATCCGCAGTTTTTGACGCTAGAACATCGTATGAGGTCGTTTAGAGATTGGCCGGAACAATTCAGTATTCGGCCTAGAACGTTATGGGAAGCTGGATTCTTTTATACTG GTACCGATGATCGTTGCATATGCTACCAATGCGGTACaggtctgaaaaattggaaagaaaatGATGATCCGTGGACAGAGCACGCGCTGTGGAATCCGGAATGCGAATACCTTGTTTCGGCCAAAGGTAGTGCCTTTGTGAATGACGCTCGCCGCAACAGACACGATACATCGGCTTCGTCGGAAGAGGAACGTCGGTGTACGGAAGAG GAAATCAGAGACATTGTGGTTACGTTGCAAAATGTGTTTAGAGCGTTGAATCTACCAGAGTCGAATAT AGGTAATGTAAACGAAAACCATGGCTGTGATATTAAAAACGATGTTGCCTCCTCGAACCGGCGCGCCGTCAATATAGCGGATGAAGATTCGGACGACAATGAGAACGACGAGAGACGCAGATTATTGTGTAAAATCTGTTTCATGAACAACTGGAGCAAATTGTTGTACCCTTGCGGACACGTGGCGTGCGGCAGTTGCGCCAAGAATCTGGTAAATTGCGCTTTTTGCCGTACACCTATTTTGGATCGGGTTCAAATGTACGTCGAGTAA
- the LOC135848653 gene encoding uncharacterized protein LOC135848653 isoform X2, which yields MIFVLLTNLIALYYNAVKFASIKANSKKNDGRLNLLYWAAGESNLTSDDIFYLSGIITNLTKLPAESRTSILKQLFYQTNPTELTSGLIINADGTLGNTIQISIPNVQINRDKPVRSCGNIH from the exons ATGATCTTTGTCTTGTTGACGAATCTGATTGCCCTATATTATAACGCTGTAAAATTCGCCAGCATCAAAGCAAACTCTAAGAAG AATGATGGTCGTCTTAACCTTCTATATTGGGCAGCTGGAGAAAGCAATTTAACGTCCGACGATATATTTTATTTGAGCGGGATTATCACCAATCTGACAAAACTACCAGCCGAAAGTAGGACCTCAATCCTCAAACAGTTGTTTTACCAAACAA ATCCTACTGAATTGACATCTGGGCTAATTATCAATGCCGATGGTACACTTGGAAATACAATTCAGATTTCAATTCCAAATGTACAAATCAACAGAGACAAACCTGTTCGCAGTTGTGGGAATATCCAT taa
- the LOC135848653 gene encoding uncharacterized protein LOC135848653 isoform X1, which produces MMLEQCVISNQSNMTLSYGYQDQPNDDYYCNDQEVHFSDVLLLCSMIFVLLTNLIALYYNAVKFASIKANSKKNDGRLNLLYWAAGESNLTSDDIFYLSGIITNLTKLPAESRTSILKQLFYQTNPTELTSGLIINADGTLGNTIQISIPNVQINRDKPVRSCGNIH; this is translated from the exons ATGATGCTGGAACAGTGTGTAATATCGAACCAATCGAACATGACCCTTTCATATGGATATCAAGATCAACCAAATGATGATTATTACTGTAATGATCAGGAAGTTCACTTTTCGG ATGTTTTACTCCTGTGCAGTATGATCTTTGTCTTGTTGACGAATCTGATTGCCCTATATTATAACGCTGTAAAATTCGCCAGCATCAAAGCAAACTCTAAGAAG AATGATGGTCGTCTTAACCTTCTATATTGGGCAGCTGGAGAAAGCAATTTAACGTCCGACGATATATTTTATTTGAGCGGGATTATCACCAATCTGACAAAACTACCAGCCGAAAGTAGGACCTCAATCCTCAAACAGTTGTTTTACCAAACAA ATCCTACTGAATTGACATCTGGGCTAATTATCAATGCCGATGGTACACTTGGAAATACAATTCAGATTTCAATTCCAAATGTACAAATCAACAGAGACAAACCTGTTCGCAGTTGTGGGAATATCCAT taa
- the LOC135848652 gene encoding baculoviral IAP repeat-containing protein 7-like isoform X3 encodes MTPLPNNSAEGFYHSSQMDEDLTPECSSGSSSQSQDGWNLLDESDRLKTMADWSHPFANKRSLAAAGFFYIHYENTGDLIKCPFCHLDVTRSNWEEGADPFELHRRLSPNCPYLNRLKSRTTTDCLPSRNMPNLNNYENGRPSTPSNSERQSLFQINTSSRALFRNYASFDERIKSYESTKWPSNFKSQPDTLSKAGFFYLGPGTKTACFQCGGAIMFQEDDDAFVEHKHFFPKCMFVTKHELLETTSKLKEQIAMIASCTPSRPEQNLSLRTANLDLSLESDRLKTFHDWHYSLDKNEMAKVGFYYTGKGDAVICYYCENCVRNFEPGETPAGEHLKHAPDCVMAPLCREILLKQTGCSQPMETAAPLFNGFDTCGLHDVPNQQPPKYPQFLTLEHRMRSFRDWPEQFSIRPRTLWEAGFFYTGTDDRCICYQCGTGLKNWKENDDPWTEHALWNPECEYLVSAKGSAFVNDARRNRHDTSASSEEERRCTEEEIRDIVVTLQNVFRALNLPESNIGNVNENHGCDIKNDVASSNRRAVNIADEDSDDNENDERRRLLCKICFMNNWSKLLYPCGHVACGSCAKNLVNCAFCRTPILDRVQMYVE; translated from the exons ATGACTCCATTACCAAATAATTCGGCGGAGGGCTTTTATCACAGCTCTCAAATGGACGAAGATTTGACACCGGAGTGCTCTTCGGGTTCCAGCAGCCAGAGCCAGGACGGCTGGAATTTATTAGATGAAAGCGATCGTCTAAAAACGATGGCCGACTGGTCGCATCCTTTCGCCAATAAACGTTCCTTAGCAGCGGCCGGCTTTTTCTATATCCACTACGAGAACACCGGCGATCTCATCAAGTGTCCTTTTTGCCATCTCGATGTGACCAGATCGAATTGGGAAGAAGGTGCTGATCCTTTCGAACTTCACAGAAGGCTGTCGCCTAATTGCCCTTATTTGAATCGACTGAAATCGAGAACTACCACCGATTGTTTGCCGTCTCGTAATATGCCAA aTCTGAATAACTATGAAAATGGAAGACCGTCGACACCTTCGAATAGTGAACGACAATCGCTGTTTCAAATTAATACTAGTTCTAGAGCTTTATTTCGTAATTACGCTAGCTTCGATGAAAGAATAAAGTCATACGAATCCACAAAGTGGCCGAGTAATTTCAAATCGCAGCCGGATACGCTGAGTAAAGCTGGATTTTTCTATTTAG GTCCGGGAACGAAAACAGCGTGTTTCCAATGCGGCGGCGCTATTATGTTTCAAGAAGATGACGACGCGTTTGTAGAGCACAAGCACTTTTTCCCCAAATGTATGTTCGTCACGAAACACGAGCTTCTTGAAACTACCAGCAAACTGAAAGAGCAAATAGCGATGATCGCTTCGTGTACGCCGAGTCGACCAGAACAGAATCTAAGTTTACGTACAGCGAATTTGGACTTATCGCTAGAGTCGGATCGATTGAAGACGTTCCATGATTGGCATTACTCGCTCGATAAGAACGAGATGGCTAAAGTCGGATTTTACTACACCGGTAAAGGCGACGCAGTCATTTGTTACTATTGCGAAAATTGTGTCCGTAATTTTGAACCAGGCGAGACGCCGGCAGGCGAACATTTAAAACACGCGCCCGATTGTGTGATGGCACCGCTGTGTAGGGAGATACTCTTAAAGCAAACCGGCTGTTCGCAGCCTATGGAGACTGCCGCTCCGTTATTCAATG GTTTTGATACTTGTGGCCTTCACGATGTTCCGAATCAGCAACCACCCAAATATCCGCAGTTTTTGACGCTAGAACATCGTATGAGGTCGTTTAGAGATTGGCCGGAACAATTCAGTATTCGGCCTAGAACGTTATGGGAAGCTGGATTCTTTTATACTG GTACCGATGATCGTTGCATATGCTACCAATGCGGTACaggtctgaaaaattggaaagaaaatGATGATCCGTGGACAGAGCACGCGCTGTGGAATCCGGAATGCGAATACCTTGTTTCGGCCAAAGGTAGTGCCTTTGTGAATGACGCTCGCCGCAACAGACACGATACATCGGCTTCGTCGGAAGAGGAACGTCGGTGTACGGAAGAG GAAATCAGAGACATTGTGGTTACGTTGCAAAATGTGTTTAGAGCGTTGAATCTACCAGAGTCGAATAT AGGTAATGTAAACGAAAACCATGGCTGTGATATTAAAAACGATGTTGCCTCCTCGAACCGGCGCGCCGTCAATATAGCGGATGAAGATTCGGACGACAATGAGAACGACGAGAGACGCAGATTATTGTGTAAAATCTGTTTCATGAACAACTGGAGCAAATTGTTGTACCCTTGCGGACACGTGGCGTGCGGCAGTTGCGCCAAGAATCTGGTAAATTGCGCTTTTTGCCGTACACCTATTTTGGATCGGGTTCAAATGTACGTCGAGTAA
- the LOC135848652 gene encoding baculoviral IAP repeat-containing protein 7-like isoform X1, which produces MKLLLMTPLPNNSAEGFYHSSQMDEDLTPECSSGSSSQSQDGWNLLDESDRLKTMADWSHPFANKRSLAAAGFFYIHYENTGDLIKCPFCHLDVTRSNWEEGADPFELHRRLSPNCPYLNRLKSRTTTDCLPSRNMPNLNNYENGRPSTPSNSERQSLFQINTSSRALFRNYASFDERIKSYESTKWPSNFKSQPDTLSKAGFFYLGPGTKTACFQCGGAIMFQEDDDAFVEHKHFFPKCMFVTKHELLETTSKLKEQIAMIASCTPSRPEQNLSLRTANLDLSLESDRLKTFHDWHYSLDKNEMAKVGFYYTGKGDAVICYYCENCVRNFEPGETPAGEHLKHAPDCVMAPLCREILLKQTGCSQPMETAAPLFNGFDTCGLHDVPNQQPPKYPQFLTLEHRMRSFRDWPEQFSIRPRTLWEAGFFYTGTDDRCICYQCGTGLKNWKENDDPWTEHALWNPECEYLVSAKGSAFVNDARRNRHDTSASSEEERRCTEEEIRDIVVTLQNVFRALNLPESNIGNVNENHGCDIKNDVASSNRRAVNIADEDSDDNENDERRRLLCKICFMNNWSKLLYPCGHVACGSCAKNLVNCAFCRTPILDRVQMYVE; this is translated from the exons ATGACTCCATTACCAAATAATTCGGCGGAGGGCTTTTATCACAGCTCTCAAATGGACGAAGATTTGACACCGGAGTGCTCTTCGGGTTCCAGCAGCCAGAGCCAGGACGGCTGGAATTTATTAGATGAAAGCGATCGTCTAAAAACGATGGCCGACTGGTCGCATCCTTTCGCCAATAAACGTTCCTTAGCAGCGGCCGGCTTTTTCTATATCCACTACGAGAACACCGGCGATCTCATCAAGTGTCCTTTTTGCCATCTCGATGTGACCAGATCGAATTGGGAAGAAGGTGCTGATCCTTTCGAACTTCACAGAAGGCTGTCGCCTAATTGCCCTTATTTGAATCGACTGAAATCGAGAACTACCACCGATTGTTTGCCGTCTCGTAATATGCCAA aTCTGAATAACTATGAAAATGGAAGACCGTCGACACCTTCGAATAGTGAACGACAATCGCTGTTTCAAATTAATACTAGTTCTAGAGCTTTATTTCGTAATTACGCTAGCTTCGATGAAAGAATAAAGTCATACGAATCCACAAAGTGGCCGAGTAATTTCAAATCGCAGCCGGATACGCTGAGTAAAGCTGGATTTTTCTATTTAG GTCCGGGAACGAAAACAGCGTGTTTCCAATGCGGCGGCGCTATTATGTTTCAAGAAGATGACGACGCGTTTGTAGAGCACAAGCACTTTTTCCCCAAATGTATGTTCGTCACGAAACACGAGCTTCTTGAAACTACCAGCAAACTGAAAGAGCAAATAGCGATGATCGCTTCGTGTACGCCGAGTCGACCAGAACAGAATCTAAGTTTACGTACAGCGAATTTGGACTTATCGCTAGAGTCGGATCGATTGAAGACGTTCCATGATTGGCATTACTCGCTCGATAAGAACGAGATGGCTAAAGTCGGATTTTACTACACCGGTAAAGGCGACGCAGTCATTTGTTACTATTGCGAAAATTGTGTCCGTAATTTTGAACCAGGCGAGACGCCGGCAGGCGAACATTTAAAACACGCGCCCGATTGTGTGATGGCACCGCTGTGTAGGGAGATACTCTTAAAGCAAACCGGCTGTTCGCAGCCTATGGAGACTGCCGCTCCGTTATTCAATG GTTTTGATACTTGTGGCCTTCACGATGTTCCGAATCAGCAACCACCCAAATATCCGCAGTTTTTGACGCTAGAACATCGTATGAGGTCGTTTAGAGATTGGCCGGAACAATTCAGTATTCGGCCTAGAACGTTATGGGAAGCTGGATTCTTTTATACTG GTACCGATGATCGTTGCATATGCTACCAATGCGGTACaggtctgaaaaattggaaagaaaatGATGATCCGTGGACAGAGCACGCGCTGTGGAATCCGGAATGCGAATACCTTGTTTCGGCCAAAGGTAGTGCCTTTGTGAATGACGCTCGCCGCAACAGACACGATACATCGGCTTCGTCGGAAGAGGAACGTCGGTGTACGGAAGAG GAAATCAGAGACATTGTGGTTACGTTGCAAAATGTGTTTAGAGCGTTGAATCTACCAGAGTCGAATAT AGGTAATGTAAACGAAAACCATGGCTGTGATATTAAAAACGATGTTGCCTCCTCGAACCGGCGCGCCGTCAATATAGCGGATGAAGATTCGGACGACAATGAGAACGACGAGAGACGCAGATTATTGTGTAAAATCTGTTTCATGAACAACTGGAGCAAATTGTTGTACCCTTGCGGACACGTGGCGTGCGGCAGTTGCGCCAAGAATCTGGTAAATTGCGCTTTTTGCCGTACACCTATTTTGGATCGGGTTCAAATGTACGTCGAGTAA